CAGCCAGTCGAGGACCTCCGGCGACGCCTTGAGCCTGGCGTGGTAAAGCCTGGCCAGCGCGGTCAGCGCGTCCTTGACCCGCAGCTCAAAGGCGCGGTCGGCCTCTGTCTGGGCGAGGCGCTCCTGGCTGAGGCCATAGCGCGACAGCGGCGGCAAGCCCGCCTTCTTGGCGAGATAGTCCCGCGCCTGGCGGTGGCTGTCCGGCATCGGACCGGATTGCCCGGCGGTGACCGAGCCCGTCTGAATGAATTCCACGAGCTGCAGCACATCACCGCCGACTCCGCAGCCGAAGCAGTACCAGCCCTGCTTGTCGAGCATTACGTGAAGCGACAGGCGCGACTGGCTCTGATGATTGGGGCAGTCACACATCAGACGCTGAGCT
This genomic window from Phycisphaerae bacterium contains:
- a CDS encoding DNA primase, producing MSKNAEGNVSEYYRLVTETDIGEVARELLTGRVNRETAQRLMCDCPNHQSQSRLSLHVMLDKQGWYCFGCGVGGDVLQLVEFIQTGSVTAGQSGPMPDSHRQARDYLAKKAGLPPLSRYGLSQERLAQTEADRAFELRVKDALTALARLYHARLKASPEVLDWL